In Bernardetia litoralis DSM 6794, the genomic window CATTTTGAAAAACTTTTTTAAAACTCCTCCAATTATCATAAGCTAAATTTGACCATTTTATACCTTTTTGTTTCATTATTTTGTATAATTTTTTTGCTGTTTTTGCATTTCTTTTTCCAAATACCCAAGCCACAATCTCTCCTGTTTCTCTATGATAAGCATAAATAAGCCACACTTTGTTAGACTTTTTACCTACGAAAGTCCAAAACTCGTCTATCTCTAAACAGTCATAATAAGCCTACTTGCAGCTTAAAATAGTATAACAATTTACTAAAACAGATAATATCTTTATAAAACTAATTTCTTCTAAAAATGCTATATCATGAACACCCAATACACGAACAAACATGTTTTTGGTGGTGTTGTAAAAAGTATGATACTAATTTACAGGTTATCAAAAAGTGAAATTGTTAATAGCAAAATATGCCTTGACAAGCATCTTTTATCGAAAAAAAGAGGTTACCAATGATGAAATAAGCACTATCATACTTTGTGCAACACCACCATAAATAGATTTGTGGGATAAAAAGTTTGAACCTCTTGTTTTGGATACAACAAGCAAAGCCTACCAAGCTGGGGTAATGGATAAATTTCCTATTTTGTATCGATTAGAAAATCAAGAAATCAAAGACAAACAAGTTTTGTCAGCTTCTTATATAGATGAGGCTTTGAATAGTTTTGGTTTTAGGGAAAATCAACTAAAATAGATTTTGCTTTTAAATCCTAATTAACTTTTGAGTTAATTAGGATTTATTTTTTTAGAGAATTTCAACTACTTAAAACAGTTTTTTAATCAATTTATAGAATAAGTCCAAAAAAGAACGTTATTTTTGAGTAACTTATACTCTATCTTAGTTTTATCTTTTCTAAAAAACCTTTATATATGAATGAGTTAAATTAGTTATGCTAGTTTTCAATTCGTAATTCGTAATCTGTAATTGTCTTTTATGTATCAAACCATCGAAATTTATAAAGAAGTAGTCATTCAAATTGCTACACCAAAAGGCTCTGGAACAGGGTTTTATCTTCGCAACCATAATATTATTGTTACCAATCATCACGTTATTGAAGGCTGTGCAGAGGTCTCAATAAGTGGAAAAAATGTTCCTAAACAGCTTGCAGAGGTTTGTTTTACAGATACTCGGCTAGATTTGGCTTTTTTGGTTGCTCCCAATTTAGAAATGCCTACTATCAATTATTCACAAGAAATATTGAGAGATGGAGAAACCATTGTAGCCATAGGACACCCCTACGGACTAAAATACACTACCACGCAAGGAATAATTTCGAAAGCAAAACGATTACACAATGGAATAAATTATATTCAAGTAGATGCTGCCATCAATCCTGGAAATAGTGGAGGCCCTTTGGTGGATAATGCAGGGCGAGTAATTGGAGTAAATACTTTTATTCATAGAGAAGGAAATGATTTGGGTTTTGCGCTGCCTTCCAATTATTTAGAGGAAACGCTGATTGATTTTGAGAATTTTGGAAGAGAAAAAGCTGTTCGTTGTGGTTCTTGTACTAATGTTATTTTGCTTCCCAAAATTCAAAACTCCTATTGTCCTTCTTGTGGCTCAAAAGTTATTGATTTTACAAAAGAGATTTATACACCTATCGGAATTGCTCATTTGATAGAAGAATTAATTACACAATTAGGCAAAAATGCAAGTTTGGCTCGTGCTGGTGCAAACCGTTGGGAAATGGTGGAGGGAAGCGCAACAATAAACCTTACCTACAATCCTGAAAGTGGTTATATTTTTGGCGATGCTTATTTATGTAATCTTCCAAAAGATAATATTGGAGATACGTATTCTTTTTTATTGCAGCAAAATCATTCTTTGAAAGGACTTCGTTTTAGTGTAAATGGACAAGATATAATCCTCTCTTTTTCTATTTTTGGACAATATCTAAAACTTCAAACTGCCGTAGATTTGGTAAAAAATCTTTTAGAAAGAGCCGATTATTTCGATAATGTATTAGTCAATGAATATGGTGCTACGTGGAGAAAACAAGAAGAATGGTAGGATAATTTCTATATAATCTTCAAAAATAAAGTAAAAACCTATTTTCTATCTTTATTGATGGGAAATAGTTTTTTTATGATTTTCTGCATACTACTAGACATTTTTAATAATTGTTGATATTTTCCGTTTTTTTGACTATTCTATTTTTGGTGGTGTTGTAAAAAGTATGATACTAATTTACAGGTTATCAAAAAGTGAAATTGTTAATGTCAAAATAGCAAAATATGCCTTGACAAGCATCTTTTATCGAAAAAAAGAGGTTACCAATGATGAAATA contains:
- a CDS encoding trypsin-like peptidase domain-containing protein, producing the protein MYQTIEIYKEVVIQIATPKGSGTGFYLRNHNIIVTNHHVIEGCAEVSISGKNVPKQLAEVCFTDTRLDLAFLVAPNLEMPTINYSQEILRDGETIVAIGHPYGLKYTTTQGIISKAKRLHNGINYIQVDAAINPGNSGGPLVDNAGRVIGVNTFIHREGNDLGFALPSNYLEETLIDFENFGREKAVRCGSCTNVILLPKIQNSYCPSCGSKVIDFTKEIYTPIGIAHLIEELITQLGKNASLARAGANRWEMVEGSATINLTYNPESGYIFGDAYLCNLPKDNIGDTYSFLLQQNHSLKGLRFSVNGQDIILSFSIFGQYLKLQTAVDLVKNLLERADYFDNVLVNEYGATWRKQEEW